The following are encoded together in the Conger conger chromosome 11, fConCon1.1, whole genome shotgun sequence genome:
- the smyd1b gene encoding histone-lysine N-methyltransferase SMYD1b, with protein sequence MENVQVFDSPGKGRGLRAAKEMWAGDVVFSEPSFAAVVFDNMAEHVCHSCFRRQQKLQRCGQCKFAQYCDRTCQRAGWKEHKQECGAIKTYSKAPNENVRLAAKILWRLEKEGEVVLDTQLASLADLEDHVADMPEDDLKELKVDVHNFLDYWPRNSKPYRVDDISHIFGVINCNGFMVSDQRGLQAVGVGLFPNLCLVNHDCWPNCTVILNHGKIELRALGRIGEGEEVMVAYVDFLSVSRERQQLLQQQYFFTCTCQHCTERIKDDLMMASLDTEENKPSEELVKEVTEFSLETIKKLDQARLDCKYHEVVNLCRECLKRQEPVLASTHLYLLRILSTLSEVLSYLQYFEEAAGYARRMVEGYMKLYHPNNAQMGMATMRAGVTHWHAGLIELGHGMICKAYSILLITHGNTHPITKDLEAMRMQTEMELRMFQQNEYVYHSMREAALKNQPMSMMSEPMAEGVKKLFRKQ encoded by the exons ATGGAGAACGTGCAGGTGTTCGACTCCCCAGGAAAGGGTCGCGGCCTCCGGGCCGCCAAGGAGATGTGGGCCGGAGACGTGGTGTTCTCAGAGCCGAGCTTTGCGGCCGTCGTCTTCGACAA catgGCGGAGCACGTGTGTCACAGCTGCTTCAGGAGACAGCAGAAGCTGCAGCGCTGCGGTCAGTGTAAGTTTGCGCAGTACTGCGACCGCACCTGCCAGCGCGCCGGCTGGAAGGAGCACAAGCAGGAGTGCGGCGCCATCAAGACCTACAGCAAAGCACCCAACGAGAACGTCCG cCTAGCGGCGAAGATCCTGTGGCgtttggagaaggagggggaggtggtGCTGGACACCCAGCTGGCCTCTCTGGCGGACCTGGAGGACCACGTGGCAGACATGCCCGAGGACGACCTGAAGGAGCTCAAAGTGGACGTGCACAACTTCCTGGACTACTGGCCTCGCAACAGCAAGCCCTACAGGGTGGACGACATCTCCCACATCTTCGGAGTG ataaaCTGTAATGGGTTCATGGTGAGTGATCAAAGAGGTCTCCAGGCGGTGGGTGTTGGTCTGTTTCCAAACCTGTGCCTGGTGAACCATGACTGTTGGCCCAACTGCACTGTCATCCTCAACCATGGCAA gaTCGAGCTGCGCGCTCTGGGTCGGATCGGTGAGGGTGAGGAGGTGATGGTGGCGTACGTGGACTTCCTGAGCGTGTCGCGTGAGcggcagcagctgctgcagcagcagtacTTCTTCACCTGCACCTGCCAGCACTGCACGGAGCGCATCAAAGACGACCTGATGATGGCCAGCCTGGACACCGAGGAGAACAAG CCGTCAGAGGAGCTGGTGAAGGAGGTGACGGAGTTCAGTCTGGAGACGATTAAGAAGCTGGACCAGGCTCGCCTCGACTGCAAGTACCACGAG gTGGTGAATCTGTGCAGGGAGTGCCTGAAGAGGCAGGAGCCGGTTCTGGccagcactcacctgtacctgctgCGCATCCTGAGCACGCTCAGTGAGGTGCTCTCCTACCTGCAGTACTTTGAGGAGGCTGCTGGGTACGCCCGCAGGATGGTGGAGGGGTACAT GAAGCTCTACCACCCGAATAATGCGCAGATGGGCATGGCTACCATGCGGGCGGGGGTGACACACTGGCACGCCGGGCTGATCGAGCTTGGGCACGGAATGATCTGCAAGGCCTACAGCATCCTACTGATCACACACGGCAACACCCATCCCATCACCAAGGACCTGgag GCCATGCGCATGCAGACGGAGATGGAGCTGAGGATGTTCCAGCAGAACGAGTACGTGTACCACAGCATGCGCGAGGCGGCGCTGAAGAACCAGCCCATGAGCATGATGTCAGAGCCCATGGCCGAGGGCGTGAAGAAGCTGTTCCGCAAGCAGTGA